The genomic interval CCTGGGCGTCAAGGTGGAGAACGTCCATATCACCGACAGCAAGGGCGTGGTTCATGTCGGCCGTGACCCGAACATGGATCCCTCCAAGGCGCGCTACGCACGCCAGACCGATGCCCGCACGCTGGGCGACATCGTGCGCGATGCCGACGTCTTTCTCGGTCTGTCGGCGCCCGGCGTGCTGAAGCCGGAAATGCTCAAGACCATGGCGGCCAACCCCATCGTCCTGGCGATGGCCAATCCGATTCCCGAGATCCTGCCGGAACTGGCCAAGGCCACGCGCCCGGACGTGATCATCGGCACCGGCCGTTCGGATTACCCGAACCAGGTGAATAACGCGCTGTGCTTTCCCTACATGTTCCGCGGTGCGCTGGATGTCGGCGCGACGACGATCAACGAGGAAATGAAAATCGCCGCCGTGCTGGCGATTGCCGATCTGGCCCATGCCGAGCAGCCCGATGTTTCGCCGACGGCCTACAACAAGGTGGATTTCAAGTTCGGCCCCGAGTACCTGATTCCCATGCCTTTCGACTCGCGTCTGGTGATGAAGGTGGCGCCGGCCGTGGCCCAGGCGGCGATGGTTTCCGGCGTGGCCAGACGCCCGCTGGCGGATATCGAGAGTTATCGCGCCCAGCTCTCCGAGTTCGTCTATCACTCCGGCCTGCAGATGCGTCCGGTGTTTACCGCAGCAAAGCAGAATCCGCAGCGCATCGTTTTCTGCGAGGGCGAGGATGAACGCGTGTTGCGCGCCGTGCAGACCGTGGTCGATGAAGGTCTGGCCAAGCCCATCCTGATCGGTCGTCCGGATGTGATCGATGCGCGCGTCGCCAAGTACGGTCTGCGTATCAAGGCCGGCGAGGATTTTGCCCTGGTGAATCCGGATTCCGATCCGCGCTTCCGCGATTTCTGGACGGAGTACCACGAAATCATGCAGCGCAAGGGCGTCAGCGTCGAGTACGCCAAGCGCGAAGCGCGGCGCCGGACGACGCTGATCGGCTCCCTGATGATCAAGAAGGGCTACGCCGACGGCATGGTCTGCGGCACTTATGGCAGTCATTCGCAGCATCTGCGCTACATCAGGAATGTCATCGGCCTGCGCGAGGGCGTCAGGAATTTCTATGCGATGAACATGCTGATCCTGCCCAATCGCGCGCTGTTCATCGGCGATACCTATGTGAATTACGATCCGACGGCGGAGCAGCTCGCCGAGATGACGGTGCTGGCGGCGGATGTCGTGCAGCGTTTCGGTCTGACGCCGAAAATCGCCCTGCTGTCGCACTCCAGCTTCGGCTCGGAAGATACGCCGACCTCGTTGAAGATGCGCGAGGCCTTGCAACTGCTGCAGGAAACCGCGCCCCATCTCGAGGTCGAGGGCGAGATGCACGGCGATGCCGCGCTTTCGGCAGAGATTCGCGATCAGATATTCCCGAATTCGCGTCTCAAGGGGCAGGCCAATCTGCTCGTCATGCCGACGCTGGATGCCGCCAACATTGCCTTCAGCCTGCTGAAAACGGCTGCGGGCGATGGCCTGACGCTGGGCCCCTTGCTGCTGGGAGCGGCCCGGCCGGTACATATCCTGACGCCAACCGCCACCGTGCGGCGGATTGTCAACGTCACCGCGTTGCTGTCCGTCGAAGCGGCGACGCAGACACAGACGCAGCGCTGACCGTTACCGCCGTCCCGTCCGATGTCCGCGAGCCGCTCCAAAACTGCGCTGATACTGACTGGAGGGGGCGCCCGGGCGGCGTATCAGGTCGGCGTGCTGGCGGCGATTCGAGACTTGCTGCCGGATACCAGACAAAATCCCTTCCCGATTCTTTGCGGCACCTCGGCCGGCGCCATCAATGCGGCTTCGCTGGCGACCCAGGCCGATGATTTCGGTTTTGCGGTCAGCCGGCTGGAGGCAATCTGGGGAAATTTCCATGTCCGGCAGGTTTATCGGGCCGATACGCTGGGCATTTCCCTGACGGGAATGCGCTGGCTGGCATCTCTCCTGGGGGGCTGGCTGGTCAAGCAGGTGCCGCGCTCCCTGCTCGATAATGCGCCGTTGCGCGAGCTGTTGCTGCGGCATCTGAATTTCGATCGCATCGAGTCCGCCATTGCCAGCGGGGCGCTGCATTCCGTGAGCATCACTTGTTCGGGCTACGGCTCGGGTCAGAGCGTCAGCTTCTTTCAGGGAGGCTACGCGCTCGAAAGCTGGCAGCGTTCGCAGCGTTTCGGCGTGCATACGCGGCTGAATGTCGATCATTTGATGGCATCGAGCGCGATTCCGTTTGTTTTTCCCGCCGTCCGGATCAACCGCGAGTATTTCGGCGATGGCTCGATGCGCCAGGTCGCGCCCATATCGCCGGCGATCCATCTCGGCGCCGACAAGATCCTGGTGGTTGGCGCCGGTCAGCGAAATGCCGGCGAGAGTTACCGGGAATACGGCTCGCGCTATCCTTCGTTGGCACAGATTGCCGGGCATGCGTTGTCGAGCATTTTTCTCGATAGCCTGTCCGTCGACCTGGAGCGCCTGATGCGCATCAACCGCACGCTCAACCTGATTCCGGAAGATGTACGGCTTGCCCAGGGATTGCCATTGCGCCCCATCGAAGCGCTGGAGATTTCGCCCTCCAAGCGTCTCGATCATATCGCGGCGCGCCACGTCCGCAGCCTGCCCTGGGCGCTGCGCGCCCTGCTCGGGAATATCGGCGCCCTGAACAAGCGCGGCGGCGCGCTGGCCAGCTATCTGCTGTTCGAGGCATCCTATACGCGCGCGCTGATCGAGCTGGGTTACCATGATGCCCAGGAGCGGCGTGACGAAATTCTTGCCTTTCTGGATATTTCACCCAGTACCGGATAAGGGGATCATGCGCATGAGTACACGAAAGCGAAAGTCTTTTTTGCGCTCATGGCTGTTCGGTACACTGATGCTGATCATGGGCGCCGTGGCGGAGACCACCGCGGCATCGACACCCGATGCCGCATCCAAGGCCCCGGTGGCGGCGGAAGAGGAAACTGGCTCTGCCCGGATGATAGCCAGTCTGCCGGTGGTGGCCAGCGGCGGCAAGGCCAGCAGCACGGCGGATCACGGCAAGTTCAAGGAACTGCAAAG from Sterolibacterium denitrificans carries:
- a CDS encoding NADP-dependent malic enzyme produces the protein MDERFRAAALEYHFQPKPGKIAVTPIKSMLNPQDLALAYSPGVAVPCEEIQKDPDNAEKYTARGNLVAVITNGTAVLGLGNIGPLAGKPVMEGKGVLFKKFAGIDVFDLEIAENDPDKLVDIIASLEPTFGGINLEDIKAPECFHIEKKLRERLKIPVFHDDQHGTAIIAAAAVLNGLRLVGKDIGKIKVACSGAGAAAIACLDLLVSLGVKVENVHITDSKGVVHVGRDPNMDPSKARYARQTDARTLGDIVRDADVFLGLSAPGVLKPEMLKTMAANPIVLAMANPIPEILPELAKATRPDVIIGTGRSDYPNQVNNALCFPYMFRGALDVGATTINEEMKIAAVLAIADLAHAEQPDVSPTAYNKVDFKFGPEYLIPMPFDSRLVMKVAPAVAQAAMVSGVARRPLADIESYRAQLSEFVYHSGLQMRPVFTAAKQNPQRIVFCEGEDERVLRAVQTVVDEGLAKPILIGRPDVIDARVAKYGLRIKAGEDFALVNPDSDPRFRDFWTEYHEIMQRKGVSVEYAKREARRRTTLIGSLMIKKGYADGMVCGTYGSHSQHLRYIRNVIGLREGVRNFYAMNMLILPNRALFIGDTYVNYDPTAEQLAEMTVLAADVVQRFGLTPKIALLSHSSFGSEDTPTSLKMREALQLLQETAPHLEVEGEMHGDAALSAEIRDQIFPNSRLKGQANLLVMPTLDAANIAFSLLKTAAGDGLTLGPLLLGAARPVHILTPTATVRRIVNVTALLSVEAATQTQTQR
- a CDS encoding patatin-like phospholipase family protein, whose product is MSASRSKTALILTGGGARAAYQVGVLAAIRDLLPDTRQNPFPILCGTSAGAINAASLATQADDFGFAVSRLEAIWGNFHVRQVYRADTLGISLTGMRWLASLLGGWLVKQVPRSLLDNAPLRELLLRHLNFDRIESAIASGALHSVSITCSGYGSGQSVSFFQGGYALESWQRSQRFGVHTRLNVDHLMASSAIPFVFPAVRINREYFGDGSMRQVAPISPAIHLGADKILVVGAGQRNAGESYREYGSRYPSLAQIAGHALSSIFLDSLSVDLERLMRINRTLNLIPEDVRLAQGLPLRPIEALEISPSKRLDHIAARHVRSLPWALRALLGNIGALNKRGGALASYLLFEASYTRALIELGYHDAQERRDEILAFLDISPSTG